The following proteins are encoded in a genomic region of Sulfurimonas sp. HSL3-7:
- the mnmG gene encoding tRNA uridine-5-carboxymethylaminomethyl(34) synthesis enzyme MnmG, producing MNYDVIVVGGGHAGVEASLAAARMGQKTLLVSMLAENVGATSCNPAVGGLAKGHLVRELDALGGEMGLITDEAGIQFRILNNTKGPAVRGTRAQIDMDQYRVIARNIVLNTPNLELLQETVDDLLMEGDSVVGVRTSLLNEFSAKKVILTTGTFLRGVVHVGEITQEAGRFGEFAANKLSISLMDAGLTIGRLKTGTCPRIDSSSIDFSVMEEQPGDELPTPFSFRTDRAKFKENKQQLPCYITYTNIDTHEIIEKNFYRAPLFTGQIEGVGPRYCPSIEDKINRFRDKERHHLFIEPQTMDNTECYINGMSTSLPPDVQQAMVHSIKGMENAKIVRYGYAIEYDYVDPTELTHSLETKKVKNLYLAGQINGTTGYEEAAAQGLMAGINAALSLQEKEPLILGRDEAYIGVLIDDLVTKGTKEPYRMFTSRAEYRLLLREESADMRLSKYGHALGLISDEEHAAVEKKIAQIKEGVALINATDYTPNKEFIAFLESIGEERISDKVNAQQIIARKSFTLDKLAKLLPELAKFDDYIQEQILVEAKYARYVEKQQDDIEKMKQNLHIKIPANFDFASVRGFSKEVIDKLEKFQPPTLQAASQISGITPAAIEILHIYIKMSEKKQQAS from the coding sequence ATGAATTATGATGTAATCGTTGTCGGTGGCGGCCATGCCGGGGTCGAGGCCTCCCTGGCCGCTGCGCGTATGGGTCAGAAGACACTGCTGGTCTCGATGCTGGCTGAAAATGTCGGTGCAACGAGCTGTAACCCGGCGGTCGGCGGTCTAGCCAAAGGGCATCTGGTGCGTGAACTTGATGCCCTCGGCGGCGAGATGGGGCTGATTACCGACGAAGCCGGGATCCAGTTTCGTATCCTCAACAACACCAAAGGGCCGGCAGTACGCGGAACACGCGCGCAGATTGACATGGACCAGTACCGTGTCATCGCGCGTAATATTGTGCTAAACACCCCGAACCTCGAGCTGTTGCAGGAGACCGTTGACGACCTGTTGATGGAAGGTGACAGCGTTGTCGGTGTGCGTACCAGCCTGCTCAATGAGTTCAGCGCGAAGAAAGTCATTTTGACGACAGGGACTTTTTTGCGCGGTGTCGTGCATGTCGGCGAGATCACACAGGAGGCGGGGCGTTTCGGCGAGTTCGCGGCCAATAAACTCTCCATCTCCCTGATGGATGCAGGTCTGACCATCGGCCGTCTCAAGACGGGAACCTGCCCGCGGATCGACAGTTCAAGTATCGATTTTTCTGTCATGGAAGAGCAGCCGGGCGATGAACTGCCGACGCCGTTCAGTTTCCGAACCGACAGAGCGAAATTCAAAGAGAACAAACAGCAGCTGCCGTGTTATATCACCTATACCAATATTGACACGCATGAGATCATCGAAAAGAACTTCTACCGCGCGCCGCTTTTTACCGGCCAGATAGAAGGGGTCGGACCGCGCTACTGCCCGAGTATCGAGGACAAGATCAACCGTTTCCGCGACAAAGAGCGTCACCACCTCTTTATCGAACCGCAGACGATGGACAACACGGAGTGCTACATCAACGGTATGAGCACCTCCCTGCCGCCTGATGTTCAGCAGGCGATGGTCCACTCGATCAAAGGGATGGAAAATGCGAAGATCGTCCGTTACGGGTATGCGATCGAGTACGACTACGTCGATCCGACGGAGCTGACCCATTCGCTTGAGACCAAAAAGGTCAAGAACCTCTACCTTGCGGGACAGATCAACGGAACGACGGGATATGAAGAGGCGGCGGCACAGGGGCTGATGGCGGGTATCAACGCCGCATTGAGCCTGCAGGAAAAAGAGCCGCTGATCCTGGGACGCGACGAAGCCTATATCGGTGTATTGATCGACGATCTCGTGACAAAAGGGACGAAAGAGCCCTACCGTATGTTCACTTCACGCGCGGAGTACCGTCTGCTGCTGCGCGAGGAGTCGGCCGACATGCGCCTGAGCAAATACGGTCACGCGCTGGGTCTGATCAGTGACGAAGAACATGCCGCCGTCGAGAAGAAGATCGCTCAGATTAAAGAAGGCGTTGCACTCATCAATGCGACGGATTATACGCCGAACAAAGAGTTTATCGCCTTTTTGGAGAGTATCGGCGAAGAGCGCATCAGCGACAAGGTCAATGCGCAGCAGATCATTGCCAGAAAGAGTTTTACCCTCGACAAACTGGCGAAACTGCTGCCGGAGCTGGCAAAGTTCGACGACTACATCCAGGAACAGATCCTGGTCGAGGCGAAATATGCACGCTATGTCGAAAAACAGCAGGATGACATTGAGAAGATGAAGCAGAACCTTCACATCAAGATCCCTGCAAACTTTGATTTTGCCTCGGTGCGCGGTTTCTCCAAAGAGGTGATCGACAAGCTCGAGAAGTTTCAGCCGCCGACCCTGCAGGCCGCTTCACAGATCTCGGGCATCACCCCGGCGGCCATCGAGATCCTGCATATCTATATCAAGATGTCGGAAAAGAAACAGCAGGCTTCGTAA
- the petA gene encoding ubiquinol-cytochrome c reductase iron-sulfur subunit, with the protein MNQTRRGFMGKAFGAVAGVGAVGALYAMKKSWDPLPSVKAAGFTTIDVSACVANKLIVEKWRGKPIFVLKKTAEMVASQNEEQAARDIVVGDDHFMIAIGLCTHLGCIPAYREDKKDFKCACHGGEFDFAGIDTLAPPPSPLVIPPFKITGNSVVLGEEGPEYKKMKESGVIA; encoded by the coding sequence ATGAATCAAACTAGAAGAGGCTTTATGGGTAAAGCTTTCGGTGCTGTAGCAGGCGTCGGAGCTGTAGGTGCTTTATATGCCATGAAGAAGTCATGGGATCCGCTTCCGAGCGTCAAAGCTGCAGGTTTTACGACGATCGATGTTTCAGCATGTGTTGCAAACAAACTGATCGTTGAAAAATGGCGCGGTAAACCGATCTTTGTCTTAAAAAAGACAGCAGAGATGGTTGCTTCTCAAAACGAAGAGCAGGCAGCGCGTGATATCGTCGTCGGTGACGATCACTTTATGATCGCTATCGGCCTCTGTACCCACCTCGGGTGTATTCCGGCATACCGTGAAGATAAAAAAGATTTCAAATGCGCCTGCCATGGTGGGGAATTTGACTTTGCCGGTATCGACACGCTTGCGCCGCCGCCAAGTCCTCTTGTCATCCCTCCTTTTAAGATCACAGGTAATTCCGTTGTTTTGGGCGAAGAGGGTCCTGAATATAAAAAGATGAAAGAATCTGGCGTTATCGCCTAG
- a CDS encoding cytochrome bc complex cytochrome b subunit, translated as MAHFEKANSLNEWLDQRLAVNTLRRVLAKEYWIPKDINFLWAMGMVLAVTFGILLVSGIFLLMYYQPNVATAFDSVNYTIMQEVEFGWLWRHVHAVAASVVFLIIYIHMFTGIYYGSYKKGREMIWISGMLLFVAFSAEAFSGYMLPWGQMSYWAGMVITNLFSLGSLEVNSLVEWIRGDYVPAQAFLDRFFMLHVLLIPLAILALIGIHFGALRIPHVNNQKGEEIDFKVEAEKYKAGNKAASKVIAFANDFMSKDMFVVAVYLLFFFYLVFWHFNFAMDPVNFDPADGLVTPAHIYPEWYFLWSYEILRPFSKDIGLIAFGFAQVIFFLLPFLDRSPNAVPASRRGAFMLWFWIMVVDMIVLTAMGKLPPEGIFSTIGLVAAVVFIALWVALPFITKLEKKC; from the coding sequence ATGGCACATTTTGAAAAAGCAAACAGTCTGAACGAATGGCTTGACCAGCGTTTGGCAGTTAACACTCTTCGCCGTGTTCTGGCAAAAGAGTATTGGATTCCTAAAGATATCAACTTTCTCTGGGCGATGGGTATGGTACTTGCGGTTACATTCGGTATCCTGCTCGTTTCGGGTATTTTCCTGTTGATGTACTATCAGCCGAATGTCGCAACGGCATTTGACAGTGTCAACTACACGATTATGCAAGAGGTGGAGTTTGGCTGGTTATGGCGTCATGTCCACGCTGTAGCGGCGTCTGTCGTCTTTTTGATCATCTATATCCACATGTTCACGGGTATCTACTACGGCTCATACAAAAAAGGCCGTGAGATGATCTGGATCTCGGGTATGCTGCTTTTTGTCGCATTCTCGGCAGAAGCGTTTTCGGGCTATATGCTTCCTTGGGGTCAGATGTCATACTGGGCGGGTATGGTTATTACCAACCTCTTCAGCCTCGGTTCTCTGGAAGTGAACAGTCTTGTCGAATGGATCCGCGGTGACTATGTCCCTGCGCAGGCATTCCTTGACCGTTTCTTTATGCTTCACGTGCTTTTGATCCCGTTGGCGATCCTTGCGCTGATCGGTATTCACTTCGGTGCGCTTCGTATTCCGCACGTTAACAACCAGAAGGGTGAAGAGATCGATTTTAAAGTCGAAGCTGAGAAATACAAAGCGGGTAACAAAGCGGCTTCTAAAGTGATCGCGTTTGCGAACGACTTTATGAGTAAAGACATGTTCGTTGTTGCCGTCTACCTGCTCTTTTTCTTCTACCTGGTCTTCTGGCATTTCAACTTTGCGATGGACCCGGTCAACTTTGATCCGGCTGACGGTCTTGTTACACCGGCACACATCTATCCGGAGTGGTATTTCCTATGGTCTTACGAGATCCTTCGTCCGTTCTCGAAAGATATCGGTCTGATCGCGTTCGGTTTTGCTCAGGTAATCTTCTTCCTGTTGCCGTTCCTTGACAGAAGTCCGAATGCCGTTCCGGCAAGCCGCCGCGGTGCATTTATGCTCTGGTTCTGGATCATGGTCGTCGATATGATCGTCCTGACCGCGATGGGTAAATTGCCGCCGGAGGGTATCTTCAGTACTATCGGTCTGGTCGCCGCAGTTGTCTTTATCGCTTTGTGGGTTGCCCTGCCGTTTATTACAAAATTAGAAAAAAAGTGTTAG
- a CDS encoding c-type cytochrome, which produces MKELFILAVVTFFSLLTYWLVEPFAHSQMHAHIDSEQFAYADLPSLTKEGDATRGADTFMAGGCIGCHNVKALGMETGMSAKDSAAAYGVNPPDLSNAGAIYDAKFLAAVINNPAHATMVEHKFSDTRPHPMPNFYGAGGDIEQETADIVAYLQSIAVKAEEVTPTMAFENACGRCHAVRYTNWTQMGEKPAFKYKKDELRYDADVLEYQDSVKAYMGKLPPDLSMYIRSRNEHYLSTFIENPQHLLKGTAMPRTGVTAESAEKVIEYLKMAGDPKAEERNEVGKTVMIFLVIFAIFAYLWKRQVWRDLH; this is translated from the coding sequence ATGAAAGAATTATTTATATTAGCGGTTGTCACTTTCTTTTCTCTACTAACTTATTGGCTGGTAGAGCCGTTCGCTCACTCTCAGATGCATGCGCATATTGACAGCGAGCAGTTTGCTTACGCGGATCTTCCGTCGTTGACAAAAGAGGGTGATGCGACGCGCGGTGCCGACACGTTTATGGCAGGCGGCTGTATCGGCTGTCACAACGTCAAAGCACTGGGCATGGAGACGGGTATGTCTGCCAAAGACTCGGCGGCTGCTTACGGTGTCAACCCGCCTGACCTTAGTAACGCCGGTGCGATCTACGATGCAAAATTCCTTGCAGCCGTAATCAACAACCCGGCTCATGCAACGATGGTGGAACACAAGTTCTCAGACACACGTCCTCACCCGATGCCGAACTTCTACGGTGCGGGCGGTGACATCGAGCAGGAGACAGCGGATATCGTTGCCTACCTTCAGTCGATTGCCGTCAAAGCCGAAGAGGTGACACCGACGATGGCCTTTGAAAATGCCTGCGGCCGTTGTCATGCGGTACGTTATACCAACTGGACGCAGATGGGTGAAAAACCGGCATTCAAGTACAAAAAAGACGAGCTTCGTTACGATGCCGATGTACTTGAGTACCAAGATTCTGTCAAAGCCTACATGGGTAAATTGCCGCCGGATCTTTCGATGTACATCCGTTCACGTAACGAGCACTATCTTTCGACATTCATCGAGAACCCGCAGCACCTTCTTAAAGGGACGGCAATGCCTCGTACGGGTGTAACTGCCGAATCTGCAGAGAAAGTGATCGAGTATCTTAAGATGGCGGGTGATCCGAAAGCCGAAGAGCGCAACGAAGTCGGTAAGACTGTTATGATCTTCCTTGTCATCTTCGCAATCTTCGCGTATCTCTGGAAACGCCAGGTATGGAGAGACCTGCACTAG
- the moaA gene encoding GTP 3',8-cyclase MoaA — protein sequence MLIDSYGRTVDYLRVSVTERCNFRCQYCMPEKPFSWVPKENLLSFEELFEFIKVAIDEGVKKIRITGGEPLLREDLDKFIKMIYDYKNDIDLAMTTNAFLLKGAAQKLKDAGLKRINVSIDSLKPEMAEKIAKKDVLKQVLEGVEEALAVGLKVKVNMVPMKGLNDNEILDVLEYCKERGMVVRFIEYMENVHAEVDIKGMQSPELLSVIGSRYAYEDEGFDGHSPSHYYKLEDGYEFGIIEPHKDDFCKKCNRIRLTAEGNLIPCLYFDEAMSIHDAIKRGDIKEAALVLKEVIRTKPEKNRWNDDDHEVSTRAFYETGG from the coding sequence GTGTTAATTGACAGTTACGGCAGAACAGTGGACTATTTGCGTGTTTCGGTAACGGAACGCTGCAATTTCAGATGTCAATACTGTATGCCAGAAAAGCCTTTCTCCTGGGTTCCGAAAGAGAACCTTCTGAGCTTTGAAGAGCTTTTCGAATTTATTAAAGTCGCGATCGACGAAGGGGTCAAAAAGATCCGAATCACCGGCGGTGAACCGCTGCTTCGCGAAGACCTTGACAAGTTTATCAAGATGATCTACGACTATAAAAACGACATCGACCTGGCGATGACGACCAACGCCTTTCTGCTTAAAGGCGCGGCGCAGAAACTCAAAGACGCGGGGTTGAAACGTATCAATGTCTCAATCGACTCGCTCAAGCCGGAAATGGCGGAAAAGATCGCGAAAAAAGATGTTTTGAAACAGGTTCTTGAAGGTGTTGAAGAGGCCCTGGCCGTCGGCCTGAAAGTCAAGGTTAACATGGTGCCGATGAAAGGGCTCAACGACAACGAGATACTGGATGTTCTGGAGTACTGTAAGGAACGTGGCATGGTGGTACGTTTTATCGAATATATGGAAAACGTCCATGCCGAAGTCGACATCAAGGGGATGCAGAGCCCGGAGCTGCTTTCTGTCATCGGCAGCCGTTATGCCTATGAGGATGAGGGTTTTGACGGCCACTCCCCGTCACACTACTACAAGCTCGAAGACGGCTACGAGTTCGGTATTATCGAGCCGCATAAAGACGACTTCTGTAAAAAATGCAACCGGATCCGTTTAACGGCCGAAGGCAATCTGATCCCCTGTCTCTATTTCGACGAGGCGATGAGCATTCATGACGCCATCAAGCGAGGCGACATCAAGGAGGCGGCACTGGTGCTTAAAGAGGTGATCCGTACCAAGCCGGAGAAGAACCGCTGGAACGACGACGACCATGAGGTCTCTACCCGCGCGTTTTATGAAACCGGTGGATGA
- a CDS encoding four helix bundle protein, whose translation MHKNLDVWQNSMHFVTALYELTQQFPSDERFGLTNQIRRACVSIPSNIAEGSARHSNKEFVQFLYIALGSASEVETQLLIAKNLNYVHSIDPLYNDLQSIKRMLLGLIRSKQISKDS comes from the coding sequence ATGCATAAAAATTTAGATGTATGGCAGAATTCAATGCATTTTGTTACTGCTCTCTATGAACTTACACAACAATTTCCATCGGATGAACGGTTTGGATTAACAAACCAAATTCGAAGGGCTTGTGTGTCAATACCTTCGAATATTGCTGAAGGATCAGCTCGCCATAGTAATAAAGAGTTTGTTCAATTTTTGTACATTGCTCTAGGTTCAGCCTCAGAAGTAGAAACACAACTTCTGATAGCAAAGAATTTAAATTATGTACATTCTATTGATCCGCTGTATAATGATCTACAGTCTATTAAACGCATGTTACTTGGACTCATCAGATCAAAACAAATTAGTAAAGACAGTTAA
- a CDS encoding 7-carboxy-7-deazaguanine synthase QueE, with translation MIYLVEHFFSIQGEGRYVGVPSLFFRFGGCNMRCEGFGCEQQAPDGTTVLGCDTVYAVNREHFASEWIEIRELQQLLSVFDQYELPPNVDVVLTGGEPLMVADDPIFVAFLEAIVGRGLRITFETNGSLGVDFEKYPVYKACVFALSVKLENSGESYSKRIRPNTIFSLATNAKEAFFKFSIDADSIDIGLDEQIEEILSHAPGTQVYCMPVGGSRAEVERNALPLIEYCKVKGYTYSDRLHIRIWDEVHGV, from the coding sequence TTGATCTACCTGGTCGAACATTTTTTCTCTATCCAGGGTGAGGGTCGCTATGTCGGCGTGCCCTCGCTCTTTTTCCGTTTCGGCGGCTGCAATATGCGCTGCGAAGGCTTCGGCTGCGAACAGCAGGCACCGGACGGCACCACGGTCCTGGGATGCGACACCGTCTATGCGGTCAACCGGGAGCATTTCGCTTCGGAGTGGATCGAGATTAGAGAGCTGCAGCAGCTGCTGAGCGTCTTTGACCAGTATGAACTGCCGCCCAATGTTGATGTGGTGTTGACGGGCGGTGAACCGCTGATGGTTGCGGACGATCCGATTTTTGTCGCTTTTCTGGAGGCGATAGTCGGAAGAGGTCTGCGTATCACCTTCGAGACGAACGGTTCTCTCGGGGTGGATTTTGAGAAGTACCCTGTCTATAAAGCGTGCGTCTTTGCCCTGTCCGTTAAACTTGAGAACAGCGGCGAGTCCTACAGCAAGCGGATCCGTCCGAATACGATCTTCTCCCTGGCGACCAATGCGAAAGAGGCCTTCTTTAAATTTTCGATAGACGCCGACTCGATCGACATCGGGCTGGACGAACAGATCGAGGAGATCCTCTCCCATGCACCGGGAACCCAGGTCTACTGCATGCCGGTCGGCGGCTCCAGAGCGGAGGTCGAGAGAAACGCGCTGCCGCTGATCGAATACTGCAAAGTGAAGGGGTACACCTACAGTGACCGTCTCCATATCCGCATCTGGGACGAAGTCCACGGCGTTTAA
- a CDS encoding 6-carboxytetrahydropterin synthase — protein MIIRKSFKFENAHIVRGCSSQRCRASIHGHSYIIEILFESNFLDNGQMVYDFGLMKQNMKELIDSFDHAITLWDGDDKEYLEDMKKHSSRWVQLPVSPSAEQFSRVIFVMINELLKLTSMVNGEKEVRLNSVIVHETATGYAQGFEADAYSELMGKIDPEKIVFSDAVRADWHDPELWEKIKKGNHFINPKTV, from the coding sequence ATGATAATTCGAAAGTCTTTTAAGTTTGAAAACGCGCACATAGTCCGCGGCTGCTCCTCTCAGCGCTGCCGGGCTTCGATTCACGGGCACTCCTACATCATCGAGATACTGTTTGAATCCAATTTCTTGGACAACGGCCAGATGGTCTATGATTTCGGTCTGATGAAGCAGAACATGAAAGAGCTGATCGACAGTTTTGACCATGCGATCACGCTGTGGGACGGGGATGATAAAGAGTATCTTGAAGATATGAAAAAACACTCTTCCCGCTGGGTGCAGCTGCCGGTCTCCCCCTCGGCCGAGCAGTTTTCGCGTGTGATCTTTGTGATGATCAACGAGTTGTTGAAACTGACCTCGATGGTCAACGGTGAAAAAGAGGTCCGACTCAACAGCGTCATCGTCCATGAGACCGCGACAGGGTACGCCCAGGGGTTTGAAGCCGACGCCTATTCGGAGCTGATGGGCAAGATCGATCCGGAGAAGATTGTTTTCAGCGACGCCGTACGTGCCGACTGGCACGACCCTGAGCTTTGGGAGAAGATAAAAAAAGGCAACCATTTCATCAACCCCAAAACGGTTTAA
- the glp gene encoding gephyrin-like molybdotransferase Glp: MAVTVDEALSLIFEHVKPKSIQLLPIEMALGHVLAEEITATHNLPPFDNSAMDGYAVKNADAGKSLECLHTIFAGDKEEIKLQEGNCIKIMTGARIPHGCEAIVPVEETTAESDKITMPEKIRPAQHIRLTGEDIQSGDRLLEKGERLHAHHITLLASQGISQVHVYKKPRVALFASGSELKMHFEQVTDYQLYNTNTPTIMARCQELGCAVQFIGTAVDSLESIHELIESALDSDLIITSGGVSVGDADYTKEAFAAFDYTNIFEKIEIKPGKPTTFGRIGNTYVLNLPGNPLAAALIFEIFGQSTINALSAVSEKYLATLQAKLKGSYKTRPGRNTLVPGYYDGESFDVCKKYAPGMVSPLAKANALIFVDAGVSELEEGHAVKIIPTRFSFNCVEPKSLFTK, from the coding sequence ATGGCTGTAACTGTTGACGAGGCGCTTTCGCTTATCTTTGAACATGTAAAACCAAAATCGATACAGTTACTACCTATTGAGATGGCGCTCGGACATGTCCTGGCCGAAGAGATCACAGCCACGCATAACCTGCCCCCTTTTGACAACTCGGCGATGGATGGTTATGCCGTTAAAAATGCCGATGCAGGAAAGTCTCTTGAATGTCTTCACACGATCTTTGCCGGCGACAAAGAGGAGATCAAGCTGCAGGAGGGAAACTGCATCAAGATCATGACCGGGGCCCGTATCCCCCACGGTTGTGAGGCGATCGTTCCCGTTGAGGAGACCACTGCTGAAAGTGACAAGATCACGATGCCCGAAAAGATCCGCCCGGCTCAGCATATCCGCCTGACCGGTGAAGATATTCAAAGCGGTGACCGTCTGCTGGAAAAAGGCGAAAGACTCCATGCCCACCACATTACTCTGCTGGCGTCACAGGGGATCTCCCAGGTCCACGTCTATAAAAAGCCCCGTGTTGCCCTCTTCGCCTCAGGCAGTGAGCTCAAAATGCACTTCGAGCAAGTTACGGACTACCAGCTCTACAATACCAACACGCCGACCATCATGGCCCGTTGCCAGGAGCTAGGCTGTGCGGTCCAGTTCATCGGAACCGCAGTTGATTCGCTCGAGAGCATCCACGAACTGATCGAATCAGCACTCGACTCCGATCTCATTATCACCTCGGGCGGTGTCAGTGTCGGCGATGCCGACTACACCAAAGAGGCATTCGCAGCCTTTGACTACACCAATATCTTTGAAAAAATCGAGATCAAACCGGGGAAACCGACCACTTTCGGCCGCATCGGCAACACCTACGTCCTGAACCTGCCGGGCAATCCTCTGGCGGCAGCCCTTATCTTCGAGATATTCGGACAAAGTACCATCAATGCGCTCTCCGCTGTCAGCGAGAAGTACCTTGCCACCCTGCAGGCCAAGCTCAAAGGAAGCTATAAAACACGTCCCGGACGCAACACCCTGGTGCCGGGTTATTATGACGGTGAAAGTTTTGACGTGTGCAAAAAGTATGCGCCCGGCATGGTCTCGCCGCTAGCGAAGGCCAATGCTTTGATCTTTGTCGATGCGGGTGTGAGCGAGCTGGAAGAGGGGCACGCCGTCAAGATCATTCCGACACGCTTCAGTTTCAACTGCGTCGAACCGAAATCGCTTTTCACAAAATAG
- a CDS encoding 16S rRNA (uracil(1498)-N(3))-methyltransferase, which translates to MRFLFDDDAGKEQLVLKGEAFKYIIKVRRHKIGDELGFRQREESQTLYRYNIANIDGRSATLELVSAEEEAVAAPKPLHIGWCVVDSNSVEKVLPLLNELGVTKITFIYCDRSQKNFKPDYKRYNRILESSMQQCGRSTRMRFDEVKNIEAFIAQNPQTVVFDFCDEVLGESGGIDTVLIGSEGGLSEAERALLRQQKVVRLDTPMILRSETAATAIASKILL; encoded by the coding sequence ATGAGATTTCTGTTTGATGATGATGCGGGAAAAGAGCAGCTGGTATTGAAAGGCGAAGCTTTCAAATACATCATCAAAGTGCGCCGGCATAAGATTGGTGATGAGCTCGGTTTCCGTCAACGAGAAGAGAGCCAGACACTCTACCGGTACAACATCGCAAATATCGATGGGCGAAGTGCGACGCTTGAACTGGTCAGCGCGGAAGAGGAAGCGGTCGCTGCCCCAAAGCCCCTGCATATCGGCTGGTGTGTGGTCGACAGCAACTCGGTCGAAAAGGTTCTGCCGCTTCTTAATGAGCTCGGTGTCACGAAGATAACCTTTATCTATTGCGACCGTTCGCAAAAGAACTTCAAGCCCGACTACAAACGTTACAACCGTATTCTGGAAAGTTCGATGCAACAGTGCGGGCGCAGTACGCGGATGCGCTTCGATGAGGTGAAAAACATTGAAGCCTTTATCGCACAAAACCCGCAAACGGTGGTCTTCGACTTTTGTGATGAGGTCTTAGGCGAGAGCGGCGGCATAGACACGGTTCTTATCGGCAGCGAAGGCGGACTGAGTGAGGCCGAACGTGCACTTTTACGGCAGCAGAAGGTCGTCCGTCTCGATACCCCGATGATACTCCGTTCCGAAACCGCAGCCACAGCGATCGCTTCGAAAATACTTCTGTAA